The genomic DNA AGTGTATCAAAGGACGCCGTCTCGTCCCAAGCCCACCACCAGATATCATCAACAGCGCTCAAACAGCCCATTATTTGCATTCTCGTGTCATCGTAACGGGTCTTGATGAGCCTACTATAGAATCGTACCCAAAAATAGTGTTGGGAGAGAGCAAAAGGCTGCCCAAAATAGACGATTCCACTTGTGCCATTTGTCTATCGGACTACGAACCAAAGGAGACACTTAGGACAATACCACCGTGTCAACATTGTTTTCATGCTGATTGCATTGACGAGTGGCTGAAGTTGAATGGGACTTGTCCGGTGTGTCGGAACTCTCCGGAGCAGAATTTACCACCTGAGCATAACTTTAATTCTTCTTAAGCATCAGtctcttttgtcctttttaCTGTAATTTGTAGTTAGTTTAATACTCCTCCATCTATTTTAGTtaaaatgatgtatttttaCAATCGTTtattatgtatatgaatataagagttttttttattcttcgtttttaattaaattaataaattagacATACTCAAGAGTTAATATGATATCATGTCATTACAAATCTATTGGTCATTGTTAATATGTTATCATCTAAGTCTATACCTGATGATGCCCGTAAGTAACGTTTGTGAATTTTTGAAACAAACGCAAATTCTTTTTAAGCCGTAAGAGAAAGATTGAACTATATCCAcacaatttttgaattttagctCGTGTAATAAAAGACGTAAACAGGTACGTGGTCCAACATAACATCAATTCATTTTCAAAAGATATATcaacttttgaaaatttgaatttctGTGGTTggtaatatttttcatatatggtTCCACAATTGCAATGAGGCCgaagtagaaaaaaataaggAGAAGAGTCTCGAAGACTCGACCGATGAAAGACTTAgagggaggtattggtttaggatttagaaagagttttaatgactttgtgtttttaaaaatcttgctgatttttaaaatcatagaaaattagaaagtaaaaatgaaggattctataagagattgtttaggaagttattttaaatcttgctgatttgtgtttcctaatcttgtaaaatatttcataaaatctttcaaaatctttctatttgatgaaagagttttcatgacttttgttatgaaNNNNNNNNNNNNNNNNNNNNNNNNNNNNNNNNNNNNNNNNNNNNNNNNNNNNNNNNNNNNNNNNNNNNNNNNNNNNNNNNNNNNNAGAAAgagttttaatgactttgtgtttttaaaaatcttgctgattttttaaatcatagaaaattagaaagtaaaaatgaaggattctataagagattgtttaggaagttattttaaatcttgctgatttgtgtttcctaatcttgtaaaatatttcataaaatctttcaaaatctttctatttgatgaaagagttttcatgacttttgttatgaaggaaatgttataaaatcctaaaccaataacacaaaatttgaattcattaacaatccatgattcttttgttttaattgaataacataaaacttttaatgactttataagactcttaatccaataacactagatttatcaagattttagataactttttacaaatccacaaccaataacactaaatttttaaagagttttaaaaagtcttgattgaataacaacatattttacataacttttaaaatcattcaaattctttctaaatcctaaaccaataacccccttaAAGAGTCTACATTAATTAAAAGACACCGACAGACATATCTACCCCATTCATTCTTCGTGGGACCTTTCATTCATTTTTacgaaatgtttttttttcgtttagcATTCGATGAAACTTACGTTACGATGTTAAATGAGAAATGGTTGACATTTAATTCACACGACGTGTACCAcatctttttttgtataatatatagatttcttaGATAATGACATTTCATCTACCAGTTCCCTTATTGGTTAAAGGGTTGAAATCGAAAGAGATAAAACTGAGATTCTTGTCATTGACAAGAGAGCCGAATACAAGATTAATTAAAACTTAGAAGAGTTAATTTTATGAAGAAGATAGTCCAATGCAAGAAGGAAAAGAATCGCATTCTATCTGTAATATGTAGGTAAGTTGTCGTATTGGAatagcactacaagaaaaaggGTAAGTTGCATCATTTAATTtgtatcaaataaataaatgatttaaatttgaattacttttctatgaatgatacaaaaaaataaaatttaacatcaatTCAAATAACTGATGCCATCAGTAATCTGATttacatcaattcagaataattgatataaatttatattaatttgcatcactttaaaatattgatacaaaatataattttacatcacttaaacaattgatataatttataaattatactaacattacttaaaataattgatacaaatttaCATTAATAAAAAGTGATGCTAATTATATGATTTCACATCAATTGTAAAAACTGATATAGCTATTTACTTGTTTATATCGATTAAACGAAATGATGTTATTTACTCTTGATTTGTATCAGTTAAGAAATTTGACGCTAATAAAACCAACatgtataataattaacaaatataaataaataaataaatatatatatatatatatatatatatatattaatttattagtttttaatcattttcagtttttttaactctatttaaATATCTAGTTtctttctaggttttttttaaaattaaaaaatctcaaCCGTATGTTCACTTTTGATTTggcaataaataaaaaaataatacaataaattaattcaaaccttaaatctttatattttttgttaaaaaattgtttatggttacaatataaatttaatttcgaATTCTGTTTATGGTTACAACCTTAAATTCTCATGTATATCCTCAATTTCCATTttagaaaaagtgaaaaatattatttttagtaagtaataaatgttttaaatattttagcaCATAATAAAAATAGCATTTTCCTTAAAAACAACTAATTAAGTCATCCCTCTTTTTCAGGGATcctcaatattttctttttcaacctcACGTTCACTTATTTCATAACTGTTAGTTCTTCTCCTTCTCatgctctttttattttttgggagGTTAATACTTTCTCAATTTCTTcaataaatttacatatgttGAGGCTTCGATTTCATTTATCTCAAAGGTTGTGATTACAATCATTCTCAAATTTTGCTTTGTTAtgagtttttgtttatgttctaaTTATGATTTTGTAAACAGTGAGGAGATtgacatatatgtatgtactcCTACATGGTTTGGGAAAAGATCATGTAAAGGTATTCATATActttcaaattatatttatatatatatacaatattcaaGAGATATAATCCTCTTTTTTTGTAGTATGAAGATATTTCAAGCACCATGATAAATCTAACTTACAATCATTATTCTACATATAGAAGAGGCAAAGTACAGAAAAAATCCTTTTCAAGATGAAGGAATAATGTCAGCAAGATAATGGAAATGAAGTAACATGAAACAAAAGCAAGATGTGTTTCATAAACGTGGAAGGAATCATGCTCCATTGTAATCTTGGATcatatcacttttttttctttctataaagaGTCGATGGTGATGTATATTATAGGCtttgaataaaatttgatcTGCAAATGGTGATGAATTAGTAAAGATTTTAATATAGTTGTACtgagattttaatagatattttaAACAGTTTTTGCTATACAAAatatagtaattattaaaaatatatttttattaataaaataaattagtaatacgaaaattatattaaaaatttttaaataacataattattggaaatcaattataaaaattggaATTAATTTTAACATCACTACTTACAGTTGATACAAAAATTTTACatcaattataataattgttacaaatattaatatcacttatattaattgatacaaatttaacaacatttataataaatgatacaaaacttAACATCATTTTTTTACAAGTGATATATATTAACATCAATATCAATaattgatgcaaatattttttaaactgatgcaaatatatttgcatcatcaaatcataaatcacttttataaatgatgtaaaacttATTTGCATCAATATACatgatgcaaatatataaaataactgaTGTAatacaaccttttttttgtagtgtagtATTATGTGAAAGTAACATATATAGTCTAATCAATGTGGAGCTttatttcaatttaaatttgattcaCTGATTACATTATAATGTTAGTCTTGATACAGACCTATTTCATGTACATAGCCACAATGTTAGTTCACATCCCTAATGGCCGAGCTGCAGACCGATAAATAAGTGGGACAAACCACTAGTCCTGTCCTGCCCTCTCCGTATTAGTAAATAGCTAATAAGTCTAGCTCAACTGAAAAGCTAGTTGACAAGATGAGGATTACCACATCACATATTTACCTAAAGATTTTTAATTAGGTCTGGGCATTTTAACCAAATccgaaacccgaacccgaacccgacccgaaatagGCAGTTCGGTTCGGATTCAGGTGGCATGTAATACCCTATCGGATTTAGTTTTTCTGAGATTcggatacccgatcgggttcgggtaatacccgatacccgaaGAAGATCCGAATTGACccgaaataaatacaaaaatgcacCTAAGTGGATTCGAACCCAATACCTTATACATTAATTGGTGCATCATAAACCATTTTACCACCTTAGTTCTTATGTTTagtataaaaacattaaatatttatctatatatatacatatgtaatctAAAATTcctaattgatttattttttcttctcaatcaaCGGAAGAATTCTAGAATCCcttaaatcaatttattttttcattaccCAGATCAATTTTATGAGAAATATGACAAGCAAATCTAAAAAACTGATTGATAGTTTGTGGTATTTGATTTTTGAGGAGTGAGTGAGATTGCAAACAGAgattaatatgaatcatatcatataatttgcTATAGTTATTGTTAGATTTGGTAGGAGATTTGaaagatttggtttttgaaGTGGTGGCTATGAATGaataaatctagggtttttggctgaagaagagagatgaagaagagggaggtagaagataatttttttttttttcacgacaaatttttttcttttcttttcacgacaaatttttttttttttgaattcgggtatacccgaaattacccgaacccgaagcCAAATTACCCGAACCTGACCCGAAGTTAtaaaatacccgatcgggtCTTATACCTCTacatccgaaaatccgaaaacccgaacatcagaacccgaatccgatcggatacccgaatgcccaggactatttttaattttaataaatataggATATCTAATACTCAATTgggaaaaatatttgtaaatcaaTTTTTAGAATctgaatcaaattaaaaaacggttaaaactatatcaaaaataatatttttaacaacgaaaaaaaatcatttggtCATTACTCTCTCCACGCTCGAAATATATTTAGAAAGCCTTTTCTATAAATTCGATAATCtataacatttattattttattttttattttgtgtgcaGTAAAGGCTTTAGGCTctatatactgtattttaataataatatttatttataagggttattggtttaggatttagaaagaattttaatgattttagtgggggttattggtttaagatttgaatagagttttaaagattttaaatgttatgtagaatctattgttattagatcaagattttgttaaactctgttaaagtttattgttattagtttgtgatttgtaaaaagtcatttaaaatcttaacaaatttgtgttattggattcagactttatAAAgccattaaaagttttgtgttattcaattaaaataaaagaatctaaGATTGTTAAtaagttcaattattatgttattggttcatgattttagacactttctttacaaaataaagtcatggaaattatcataaaaatacaagaATTGTTaggaggactttacaagattttagaataattaattaacaaaaactctGTAGCAaacctttgacaaaaaaaacaaaactctctagcaatctttaacaatttttcacttattcatttttagtgattttgttgaactcttcaaaaatcttcataaatctcaaaccaataccacccccttatgttttttaaaatcttgttgatttttaaaatcatagaaaatcagaaagtaaaaataaaggattctaagagattgtttagaaagtttttttaaatcttgctgatttgtttttcttaatcttgTCAAATCTTTCacaatctttctatttgatgaaaaagtgaaaatgatacaaaatcctaaaccaataacataaaatttgaattcattaacaatccaagattcttttgttttacttgagtaacataaaacttttaatgactttataaaactcttaatccaataacactagatttatcaagattttagataacgttttacaaatccacaaccaacaacaccaaacttttaaagaattttaaaaagtcttgatttaataacaatatattttacataacttttaaaatcattaaaattcttttctaaatcctaaaccaatatcccataaatatataaaaagtatgtaatattttatatatatttatataaaatgtgAAAAAAGAGAGTTGCATCAACgagaataaaagaaataaataatatataaaaattagggAAAAGTTGTTAATTGTTAATTAGTCAGTTCTGAGGAAACAAATAGAGAGACCTTTACACAGAGAAAGAGCCTGAAAGAGGGAGAAGTGAGAAACACAACCAACACCGAAAGatatagattatataaaaagagagagacacagAGAGTCCAAATTCGAAAGAGAAAGAATctaattccttcttcttcttcttcctttttttttttttaatttcaatccATTACTTTAATAATCTTCTTTCTCCCGCTCactgttcatcttcttcagatcATTGTTTAGCTTTTCTTCTGATATTacgtttctctcttctccgcCGTTTCACGACCAGGTctctcctttcctctctctctctctttacatttgattttttaattgttcCGATATCGATGAAACGTGATTGGTGTTCGGGTTTGGTACccggtttgattttttttctctgttaatttctgggttttggGAAACCCTATTTTACTGTTGCTTCTCTCGAATAGATTGTTTcctttaaaaaacatatttttcgTTTACAGAATAGAGCCAATAGGTGGGTGCAATACGAAAAatctcgtctttttttttttttttttatgtttttgggtAGATGGATTTCCCCAAGTTATATACTTCTATAAAGTGTTTCACTTTCCAATTATCTAAGATTCATTAATTAATGTTGTTTTATCTTTGGTGATTCGGTTGTTCTAGGGTTAAATACTTAACCTTTATTAGTTCCCCCTTAGATGAATGTTTAAGCCTTATGACATTTTCCTGAATCTCTATTCAACGGTGTTGGTTTTTGCAGTcttgctactttttttttttttatgtctttcGATGTTGTGTGGAGGATTCTAATGGTTTGAAGGTTCTCTGTGTATTGCAGTATACAGAGGCTGGAGCTGGAGAAGAAAAGGATTGTCTATGGAGGGAGACGTCGGAAAAGGTTTGGTATGCCCGAAGACTATGGATGGGAAGGCGAGTAATAATGGCAATGGTTTAGAGAAAACTCTACCTTCTTGTTGTCTTAAGGCTATGGCTTGTGTACCAGAGGAAGATGCTACGTGTCACTCCACTGTTGTTTCTGGGTGGTTCTCCGAGCCTCATCCTCGCCCTGGTTTTTTtactttacctttttctttctagTCAACAAGCTAACCTAGTTTCCTGGAACATATCTCTtactttttggattttgttcttAACTGGATGCAGGAAAAAAAGGCGGCAATGCTGTCTATTTCAATAACCCTATGTGGCCAGGTAggcttgtttttgttgtttttcattATCTCAGTTCCTTAGGATTGGTATTTTTCCAAGCTTCTGCTGGGTTTTAGATGCTGAGTCTGAATGTTAAAAAGTTTGTGAGTTGTGGTTTTTTAGAGATCTTGTTCATGTGACTTTTTCGGCTGAACTGTTTTATGTTATGATTTTAGGAGAAGCGCACTCACTGAAAGTTGAGAAAGTTCTGTTCAAAGACAAGTCAGATTTTCAGCAAGTCCTAGTGTTTGAGGTTTAATATAGCATCTCTGTCTTTCGTTTGATTGTTCTTATCATCTTCTGAATGAATCTTTATACTTTTAATTGGGGCTGTTTTGTGCAGTTTGTTATGTCTCTTCTTTAGGATGACCtcatttttgttcttgtttttgcagTCAGCCACATACGGAAAGGTGCTTGTTCTAGATGGCATTGTACAGCTGACTGAAAAAGATGAATGTGCATATCAGGAGATGATAGCTCATCTGCCTTTGTGCTCTATATCTTCACCTAAAAATGTAATTTCTCACCTTGAAAAGTGTAGTCTCTCTGGTTTCCTATATCTTGTGGCCTGTTGcaattaatcaatcaatctaaACGTATGTTCAGTTTGTGATGAATGTGCCTCTTTATGGAGAATATGTTGGAACATAATGTGCTTGCGTTGTTTGTAGCCTTCTTGTTCCTATTTGATCTCATGAGATATCTCTTTTTGCAAATGTAAATTCATCTCCGGTCGAAATAGGGAATTGTCAAGCATATACACATTTTTCTTGCGTTTTAGTGCTGGACTTCTCTGTCTTAACTTTTGCAGGTTCTTGTTGTTGGTGGAGGTGATGGTGGTGTTCTTCGAGAGATTTCTCGCCATAGTTCTGTTGAGGTTATTGACATCTGTGAGATAGACAAAATGGTTATAGATGTAAGTGTATGGTTTTGTGCTTGCCATATGTATGAACAACTTTTAGTTATGCTTTGTCTCAGAAAATGGGATTTCTATGGTCTTATAGGTGTCTAAGAAGTACTTCCCCGAGTTAGCGGTTGGATTTGAGGATCCTCGTGTCCAACTTCACATTGGTGATGGTAATTGAGCTTTCTTCTACTTATTCTCAACTGAGAAAACCTATCTGGATATTTCCTTTTGTTGATATCTATCACTTTCTTCTGGCAGCTGCTGAGTTCCTCCTTAAATCCCCTGAAGGGAAGTATGATGCCATCATTGTTGATTCTTCAGATCCCGTTGGTATGTTTCGTATGCAAAAGTCTTAGGATATCTGAGTGATCCTTATAATTTCTAAATCAAAACTTGGTTCAGACTTCAGCTCCAAACTCTCACTTGATTTGCTCTATATAATCATAGGTCCTGCTCAAGCTCTTGTTGAGAAGCCTTTCTTCGAAACATTGGCTAGAGCGTTGAAGCCTGGAGGAATTCTTTGTAACATGGCTGAAAGTATGTGGCTCCATACTCATCTTATAGAAGATATGATCTCCATTTGCCGTCAAACATTCAAAAGTGTTCACTATGCGTGGAGCAGCGTCCCCACATATCCAAGGTTAACTCTACTTTTCTTCTGATTACATTGTGTGTTCTCACTGGAATCAGAAACATGAATTAAGCATAAAATCTACATTGCAGCGGCGTGATTGGTTTCGTCTTGTGCTCTACTGAAGGACCAGCTGTTGACTTCAAGAACCCAATCAACCCAATTGAGAAACTAGACGGTGCAATGACCCATAAAAGAGAATTGAAGTTTTATAACTCTGATGTAAGTTTAACACAACTATGACTTCCCCATTGAATATTATCTACTCACTTAGACAAAATCTTGATCTGTCTTATTTACCAAAACAGATGCACAGAGCAGCATTCGCTTTGCCAACATTCCTGCGGAGAGAAGTGGCTTCACTCCTGGCTTCTTGAGTTCTGTCTGGCTCTACCTTATCCCCCGTATTAAAACTTTGTAGAACTCTTGAAGAGGAATAATAAATCATTGGAGGCTTTGTATCTCTAAGCTTACTCCTATTATAAAAGacttctatttatatatattggctCTATTCTTGGCTTTGCATGAATcgtaatttgattaaaaaaattcttcatatacatataagtctaattaaattaatcatcACTATTGAAATCTGGTTCTGCTGGTTTCTGAAGTAGCATAGGTGGCATTCGTTCAGGCATCCTTGGTTTCCTTACTGACCCGCTCCTACGTATGGTGCGTAAGATATTTGCAGCAAACCGTGATGCGTATATAGTAGCCCCGAGGCTTGGGGAACTTCCACCAGCTTCCTTAGCCAAAGCGTCCTGCAAccggttctcttcttctttaagagACTCTTCGAGTTTCTTCTTAATATATCTTCTCCAAGCTGCTTGTATGAAGCAAGCAGCCCAAGTCCTCCATTGTTGCGAGTAGAACCTGAAAGTATGCCTTAGCTGTTTGCTGTGAAGACGTCTGAATTGGGACGCCACAAATTTGAGGTCATCGGCTTTAAGTGCGAAAGCTTCAACTTCCATGAGAGCTCGAACGGTTCTTGTTGAGATTGGTAGGTTTGAGGAGGTGTGTGGGTCTAACGCCCAAGTTAAAAGCTCCTCACCACAGAAGTCACCGGCTCCAAGATACTCAGAATTGAAGAAACCAGTTCTTCCACCGTTTGTTGTCATAGTCAGAAGCTTCCCACGCATTATAAAGAGCATTTCGTCTACTGGATCTCCTTCTCTTACGATGTAGCTTTCCTCAGTGTACAACACGGGTTGTAAACGGTCACAAAGTGCATCAAGAAGCTGTTCGTCCATTGTCTCAAACATCGGGACCTATAACACCGATAGTAACATGTTGTGGTTAAGAGTGACAGTGACCAATTAAAtgagaaacagagtaaaaagaATAGATGGTGTTTTCTTTACCCGCATGAGAAGGGCAAGACAGAGATGGCGTTTGATGTCGCGTCTAAGATCTTTGGGAAGGTTACTAAGAAGATTCTCTTCATCAACACCTCTTGTCTCTTGCCATTTGTACTGCTCGTATCGCCGGATTCTTTTCCGCAAGTTCTCAGGGAGTAAGCGGTGAGACATCCATTGCTCTGCGTCTCTTCTCTTAACTCTCATCTCTTCCAACCTCGTGGTCGTTGATTGCAGATACGTCTGCCAGAAACTAGACAATAAGCAAATCAATTTTGCAGACACTATGGCACATACGATGTAATGAGACTAACCTGCATGTTCCCAATCAAGAACGAGAACAAAACCAGCCCAGCAATAGAAATGAAGACTGCGAAACAGATCTCCCAAACATATGTACTTGTTTTAAGGTTTTGACCGAGTGAACTGCatcaagaaaacagaacaaagatgCAAGAACTTATTGTCGTTTCTTTACTGATGTATATAACAAACGGAAACAATCTGCTGATGTATATAATCTCAATACCTGAGGTTTTGAAGACCCCAccagaaacagtaaaaaaactTCTGAGGGAAATCTTGAGATTCCACTACACCAGACTGAAGTGCGTCTAGGAATATCCCGAAGTCGAAGAGTGTTGCGTTTGGTGTCTGAATTGGACAAGACTCATTGAGGAAAGCATTGCCTCCTCGACTTTTATGGTCACAATACAAATACTTTGGATTGCAGAGATGAGTTCTCCTCTTGCAAGCTTGTTTCCAACACACTGTTTCGCGTTCAATagaaaacaaataccaaaaagCACCAAACACCTGCACATTACACCagtttttgaattattaatACATCTAAAGCTCTGATCCTCAAAACAGTAAGAGCAAATTCAACTCACATGACTAGCTAGCATGTAAAGGAAGAGATTGAAAGCAGCTCCAGCCCAAGCTGTCTCAGTAAGTATGCCTGAAGTTCTTGTCACTTCCTTGTAGAGCGGATAGATTCTTATAAACCTCGGTATATACTGGAAGAAAACAATGAACTTCAACATATTCTTCGTGTTCAAAGATAATGAACCTCTCATATGTggaataaaaatcaaaatcatcatctgcaaaaacaacacaaataaCAACAACTCACATTATTACTCCATCAATCAAGAACCTAAAGACGTGGAAACACAAACAATGAATCAATCAAAACCTGTGGAAGCGGAAGAACAGCAAGAATGTCGATAATGAAATGAGAAGACAAGTAACGTTTAGCTATCTGACGCTTATCTTCAACAAGAACACCTCTCCCAAAAACTCGTGAAGAAGGAGCGATGAAG from Camelina sativa cultivar DH55 chromosome 2, Cs, whole genome shotgun sequence includes the following:
- the LOC104728252 gene encoding spermine synthase isoform X1, which translates into the protein MEGDVGKGLVCPKTMDGKASNNGNGLEKTLPSCCLKAMACVPEEDATCHSTVVSGWFSEPHPRPGKKGGNAVYFNNPMWPGEAHSLKVEKVLFKDKSDFQQVLVFESATYGKVLVLDGIVQLTEKDECAYQEMIAHLPLCSISSPKNVLVVGGGDGGVLREISRHSSVEVIDICEIDKMVIDVSKKYFPELAVGFEDPRVQLHIGDAAEFLLKSPEGKYDAIIVDSSDPVGPAQALVEKPFFETLARALKPGGILCNMAESMWLHTHLIEDMISICRQTFKSVHYAWSSVPTYPSGVIGFVLCSTEGPAVDFKNPINPIEKLDGAMTHKRELKFYNSDMHRAAFALPTFLRREVASLLAS
- the LOC104728252 gene encoding spermine synthase isoform X2, with the protein product MLRVTPLLFLGGSPSLILALEKKAAMLSISITLCGQSATYGKVLVLDGIVQLTEKDECAYQEMIAHLPLCSISSPKNVLVVGGGDGGVLREISRHSSVEVIDICEIDKMVIDVSKKYFPELAVGFEDPRVQLHIGDAAEFLLKSPEGKYDAIIVDSSDPVGPAQALVEKPFFETLARALKPGGILCNMAESMWLHTHLIEDMISICRQTFKSVHYAWSSVPTYPSGVIGFVLCSTEGPAVDFKNPINPIEKLDGAMTHKRELKFYNSDMHRAAFALPTFLRREVASLLAS
- the LOC104728241 gene encoding cyclic nucleotide-gated ion channel 1-like, translating into MNFRQEKFVRFKDWKSDKTSSDVEYSGKNEIRSGIFRRTISSISDKFQRSFETSSSRIKLFKRSYKSYSFKEAVSKGIGSTHKILDPQGPFLQRWNKIFVLACIIAVSLDPLFFYVPIIDDAKKCLGIDKKMEITASVLRSFTDVFYIIHIIFQFRTGFIAPSSRVFGRGVLVEDKRQIAKRYLSSHFIIDILAVLPLPQMMILIFIPHMRGSLSLNTKNMLKFIVFFQYIPRFIRIYPLYKEVTRTSGILTETAWAGAAFNLFLYMLASHVFGAFWYLFSIERETVCWKQACKRRTHLCNPKYLYCDHKSRGGNAFLNESCPIQTPNATLFDFGIFLDALQSGVVESQDFPQKFFYCFWWGLQNLSSLGQNLKTSTYVWEICFAVFISIAGLVLFSFLIGNMQTYLQSTTTRLEEMRVKRRDAEQWMSHRLLPENLRKRIRRYEQYKWQETRGVDEENLLSNLPKDLRRDIKRHLCLALLMRVPMFETMDEQLLDALCDRLQPVLYTEESYIVREGDPVDEMLFIMRGKLLTMTTNGGRTGFFNSEYLGAGDFCGEELLTWALDPHTSSNLPISTRTVRALMEVEAFALKADDLKFVASQFRRLHSKQLRHTFRFYSQQWRTWAACFIQAAWRRYIKKKLEESLKEEENRLQDALAKEAGGSSPSLGATIYASRFAANILRTIRRSGSVRKPRMPERMPPMLLQKPAEPDFNSDD